A genomic stretch from Coffea arabica cultivar ET-39 chromosome 10c, Coffea Arabica ET-39 HiFi, whole genome shotgun sequence includes:
- the LOC113713199 gene encoding uncharacterized protein — protein MSKPTNPFNLFRFLFIFLALWRFPVLANHDGPYSRSSSIVFTTLGRASYCFDIYSLPLWVAPASSNELQLTDGVSVNFNGYFPSPSSVSMLFGAPDRTQGDVSPPPLHLVYVTERNGSSHVFLDSLYYGGREHAGSRAILEEDPSESTRSELTRFQFPLVGLEQSDGRVSMKDKPTLVGEYLIYVSTHENTGVPRTSWAAVYSTHLKTGSTRRLTPYGVADFSPAVSPSGVWTAVASYGEKGWDGEVEDLGTDIYLFSTRDGASRVKVVEHGGWPSWADDSTFYFHRRCEDGWWSVFKASILKNQKLGVDSVVTERVTPPGFHVFTPAASTSNKSFIAVATRRPDSEFRHIELFDVVSKQFVELTQPISPNVHHLNPFVSPDSIRVGYHKCRGSSNGHMRTNLILENLKNPFSEKIPLFRFDGSFPSFSADGSRIAFVDFPGVYVVNSDGSGLRKVFERNAFATAWDWKRKGVVYTSAGQEFSSESTDVDIVSINVDDENLSYKRLTRGGKNDAFPSASPDGKWVAFRSGRSGHKNLYVMDALEGEAGGLYRLTEGPWSDTMCNWSPDGEWILFASDRENPGSGSFELFMVHPNGTGLHKLVQSGSGGRANHPCFSPDGKYVVFTSDYAGVSAEPISNPHHYQPYGEIFVIKSDGSGIRRLTHNSYEDGTPAWGPKYMKDDDVEWPNGGTTCSFEDCHWLNISPDNNAATKCSSLYSAPVKPQCYTN, from the coding sequence ATGTCGAAACCCACAAATCCCTTCAACCTCTTTcgtttcctcttcatttttcttgcattgtGGAGATTCCCTGTATTGGCGAACCATGACGGACCATACAGTCGCAGTAGCAGCATAGTCTTCACCACTCTTGGAAGAGCAAGCTATTGTTTTGATATCTATTCGCTTCCACTCTGGGTCGCACCCGCTAGCTCCAACGAACTTCAGCTGACTGATGGAGTTTCCGTTAATTTCAACGGCTATTTTCCTTCGCCCTCATCAGTCTCCATGCTCTTCGGAGCACCTGATCGGACCCAGGGTGATgtctctcctcctcctctccaTCTCGTCTATGTTACGGAAAGAAATGGTTCTTCGCATGTATTTCTGGACTCGCTTTATTACGGTGGACGCGAGCACGCTGGATCGAGAGCAATCCTCGAGGAAGACCCGTCTGAGTCAACTCGGAGCGAGCTGACTCGTTTTCAGTTCCCTCTGGTGGGTTTGGAGCAGTCCGATGGCCGGGTTTCGATGAAGGACAAGCCGACTTTGGTGGGTGAGTATTTGATTTACGTGTCGACTCATGAGAACACGGGTGTGCCTCGGACGAGTTGGGCTGCTGTGTACTCGACCCACTTGAAGACCGGGTCGACTCGGAGATTGACGCCGTACGGGGTGGCGGATTTTAGTCCTGCAGTTTCGCCTTCCGGGGTTTGGACTGCGGTGGCGTCGTACGGGGAGAAGGGGTGGGATGGTGAAGTTGAGGACCTCGGTACGGATATTTATTTGTTCTCGACTCGGGACGGGGCAAGCCGAGTCAAGGTGGTTGAACACGGTGGATGGCCGAGTTGGGCTGATGATTCAACTTTCTACTTCCACCGGAGGTGCGAGGATGGTTGGTGGAGCGTTTTTAAGGCTAGTATTCTGAAGAACCAAAAGCTCGGTGTTGACTCGGTGGTGACTGAGCGAGTCACCCCACCGGGTTTCCACGTGTTCACGCCTGCAGCTTCGACGTCTAACAAGAGCTTTATTGCTGTAGCAACAAGAAGACCCGACTCGGAGTTTCGCCACATTGAGCTGTTCGACGTCGTTTCGAAACAATTCGTCGAATTGACCCAACCCATATCGCCCAACGTCCACCACTTGAACCCCTTCGTCTCTCCGGACTCAATCCGGGTCGGGTACCATAAATGTAGAGGGTCAAGCAATGGGCACATGAGAACCAACCTGATACTTGAGAACCTTAAGAACCCGTTCTCTGAAAAAATCCCCCTTTTCCGATTTGATGGatctttcccttcattttcgGCGGATGGATCACGGATCGCCTTTGTAGATTTTCCGGGTGTTTATGTGGTAAATAGTGATGGGTCGGGTTTACGGAAGGTTTTCGAGAGAAATGCTTTCGCAACCGCGTGggattggaaaagaaaaggggtggTTTACACCAGCGCAGGGCAAGAATTTTCAAGTGAAAGTACCGATGTGGACATAGTCTCTATCAATGTTGATGATGAAAATCTTAGCTACAAACGATTGACTAGAGGAGGAAAAAATGATGCATTTCCATCCGCTTCGCCCGATGGAAAATGGGTTGCGTTCCGATCGGGTCGATCCGGGCACAAGAACTTGTATGTAATGGATGCCTTGGAAGGAGAAGCGGGTGGGCTTTATAGGTTGACGGAGGGTCCGTGGTCCGACACGATGTGTAACTGGTCTCCGGACGGTGAGTGGATACTCTTCGCATCTGACCGAGAAAATCCGGGGTCGGGCAGCTTTGAGCTGTTTATGGTGCATCCGAATGGAACGGGGCTCCACAAGTTGGTCCAGAGTGGCTCGGGCGGGCGGGCGAACCACCCGTGTTTCAGCCCGGATGGTAAGTACGTTGTGTTCACCTCGGACTATGCTGGAGTGTCAGCTGAGCCAATATCAAATCCTCATCACTATCAGCCATACGGTGAGATATTTGTGATCAAATCGGACGGTTCTGGGATACGCAGATTAACTCACAATTCATATGAAGATGGGACTCCTGCCTGGGGCCCCAAATACATGAAGGATGATGATGTTGAATGGCCTAATGGTGGAACGACGTGTTCTTTCGAGGACTGTCACTGGCTCAATATCAGTCCTGACAATAATGCTGCCACGAAATGTTCGAGCCTGTACTCTGCACCTGTTAAACCTCAGTGTTATACTAATTGA